In Leishmania mexicana MHOM/GT/2001/U1103 complete genome, chromosome 34, one DNA window encodes the following:
- a CDS encoding putative protein kinase, translated as MQKYQILGKKGEGTFSEVLRAQDIKTQQFVAIKCMKKAFKSKEQVNRLREIQAVRRLQPHPNIVDLVEVLFDRSTGRLALVLELMDMSLYELIKGRKQYLGEEKVRSYMYQLLKGLDHAHRIGVFHRDIKPENLLIDAEGRLKIADFGSCKGVYSKLPLTEYISTRWYRAPECLLTDGYYNYKMDLWSAGCVFFEIIALFPLFPGSNELDQVHRIHNVLGTPPTEILDRLKKFGTHMDYDFPKKQGTGLTKLLPHVSAEALDLMKKLLTYDEEQRCTAKEALRHPYFSKLREADKRSHRLKHSASVSRPTTVTDDVHASTGLSSSPRKTTNGMPSLNSTLTASRKLPVIDGKSPTKSCTLVSNQSTLHQVHGVVATSFSGDDLVARSLPKLI; from the coding sequence ATGCAGAAGTACCAAATCTTAGGCAAGAAGGGCGAGGGCACCTTCAGCGAAGTGCTTCGTGCACAGGACATCAAGACGCAGCAGTTTGTAGCGATTAAGTGCATGAAGAAGGCGTTCAAGTCCAAGGAGCAGGTAAACCGGCTTCGTGAGATTCAAGCGGTCCGGCGCCTGCAGCCACACCCGAACATTGTTGACCTGGTAGAGGTACTCTTTGACCGTAGCACTGGCCGCCTCGCGCTTGTCTTGGAGTTAATGGATATGAGTCTCTACGAGCTCATTAAAGGGCGGAAGCAGTACCTGGgcgaggagaaggtgcgTTCGTACATGTATCAGCTGCTGAAGGGGCTCGACCACGCTCACCGCATCGGTGTCTTCCACCGCGATATCAAACCGGAGAACCTTCTCATCGACGCTGAGGGCCGTCTCAAAATTGCCGACTTCGGCTCTTGCAAGGGCGTCTACTCGAAGTTGCCGCTCACAGAGTACATCTCCACGCGGTGGTACCGCGCCCCCGAGTGCCTGCTGACGGATGGTTACTACAACTACAAGATGGACTTGTGGAGCGCGGGGTGCGTCTTCTTCGAGATCatcgccctcttccccctctttcCCGGCAGCAACGAGCTGGACCAGGTGCACCGCATTCACAATGTTCTGGGCACTCCACCGACCGAGATTCTCGACCGCTTAAAAAAGTTCGGCACGCATATGGACTACGACTTCCCCAAAAAGCAAGGCACCGGGCTCACGAAGCTGCTGCCCCACGTCTCCGCGGAGGCCTTAGACTTGATGAAGAAGCTGCTCACCTatgacgaggagcagcgctgcaccgcaaAGGAGGCACTGCGGCACCCGTACTTTAgcaagctgcgcgaggctGATAAGAGGAGCCACCGCCTTAAGCACAGTGCCAGCGTCAGCAGACCGACAACCGTCACGGACGACGTGCACGCCTCGACGGgtctcagcagcagccctcgCAAAACCACGAACGGAATGCCCTCGCTGAACAGCACGCTGACGGCAAGCCGAAAGCTACCGGTGATTGACGGGAAGTCACCGACAAAGTCCTGCACCCTAGTCTCCAACCAAAGCACGCTGCACCAAGTGCACGGAGTGGTGGCGACGTCCTTCTCAGGTGACGATCTAGTCGCCCGAAGCCTGCCAAAGCTGATATAG
- a CDS encoding putative polyadenylate-binding protein 1, translating to MTAVVQQAAAPVAHQPQVDKPMQIASIYVGDLDAAINEPQLVELFKPFGTILNVRVCRDIITQRSLGYGYVNFDNHESAEKAIESMNFKRVGDKCVRLMWQQRDPALRYSGNGNVFVKNLEKDVDSKSLHDIFTKFGSILSCKVMQDEEGKSRGYGFVHFKDETSAKDAIVKMNGAADHASEDKKALYVANFIRRNARLAALVANFTNVYIKQVLPTVSKEVIEKFFAKFGGITSAAACKDKSGRVFAFCNFEKHDDAVKAVEAMHDHHIDGITAPGEKLYVQRAQPRSERLIALRQKYMQHQSLGNNLYVRNFDPEFTGADLLELFKEYGDVKSCRVMVSESGASRGFGFVSFSNADEANAALREMNGRMLNGKPLIVNIAQRRDQRYTMLRLQFQQRLQMMMRTMHQPMPFVGGQGRPMRGRGGRQQLGGRAQGHPMPMPSPQQPQAPVQAPVQPQGFATPSAVGFVQATPKHSPGDAPETPPLPPITPQELESMSPQEQRAALGDRLFLKVYEIAPELAPKITGMFLEMKPKEAYELLNDQKRLEDRVTEALCVLKAHQTT from the coding sequence ATGACTGCTGTTGTCCAGCAAGCGGCCGCCCCAGTGGCACATCAGCCGCAGGTGGACAAGCCGATGCAGATCGCTTCCATCTACGTCGGAGACCTTGATGCTGCCATCAACGAGCCGCAGCTGGTGGAGCTCTTCAAGCCGTTTGGCACCATCCTGAACGTGCGTGTTTGTCGCGACATCATCACGCAGCGCTCGCTGGGCTATGGCTACGTCAACTTCGACAACCACGAGAGCGCGGAGAAGGCGATCGAGTCCATGAACTTCAAGCGTGTTGGTGACAAGTGCGTACGCCTCatgtggcagcagcgcgacccCGCCCTCCGCtacagcggcaacggcaacgtGTTCGTGAAGAACCTGGAGAAGGATGTGGACAGCAAGAGCCTGCACGACATCTTCACCAAGTTCGGCTCGATTCTCTCCTGCAAGGTGATgcaggacgaggagggcaagaGCCGCGGCTACGGCTTCGTTCACTTCAAAGACGAGACATCCGCCAAGGACGCCATTGTGAAGATGAACGGCGCTGCCGATCACGCTTCAGAGGACAAGAAGGCGCTGTACGTGGCCAACTTCATTCGCCGCAATGCACGCCTTGCTGCGCTTGTGGCAAACTTTACAAACGTGTATATCAAGCAGGTGCTGCCGACCGTGAGCAAGGAAGTCATCGAAAAGTTCTTCGCAAAGTTCGGCGGCATCACGTCCGCTGCAGCCTGCAAGGACAAGAGTGGCCGCGTATTCGCCTTCTGCAACTTCGAGAagcacgacgacgccgtcaaGGCGGTCGAAGCGATGCACGACCACCACATTGACGGCATCACGGCACCTGGTGAGAAGCTGTACGTACAGCGTGCCCAGCCGCGCAGTGAGCGCCTGATCGCCCTTCGCCAGAAGTACATGCAGCACCAATCCCTTGGTAACAACCTGTACGTGCGCAACTTCGACCCTGAGTTCACGGGCGCGGACCTGCTCGAGCTCTTCAAGGAGTATGGCGACGTCAAGAGCTGCCGTGTGATGGTGAGCGAGAGTGGCGCGAGCCGCGGCTTCGGCTTCGTGAGTTTCTCGAACGCCGACGAGGCCAACGCCGCTCTGCGAGAGATGAACGGTCGCATGCTGAACGGCAAGCCCCTCATCGTGAACATTGCTCAGCGCCGCGACCAGCGCTACACGATGCTGCGCCTGCAgttccagcagcgcctgcagatGATGATGCGCACGATGCACCAGCCAATGCCGTTCGTCGGCGGCCAGGGGCGTCCGATGCGTGGCCGCGGTggtcgccagcagctgggTGGCCGCGCGCAGGGCCATCCGATGCCGATGCCCtcaccacagcagccgcaggcgccggtgcaggcgccggtgcagccaCAGGGTTTCGCCACGCCGTCGGCCGTCGGGTTCGTGCAGGCGACGCCGAAGCACTCCCCCGGCGATGCCCcggagacgccgccgctgccgccgatcACACCACAGGAACTCGAAAGCATGTCGCcgcaggagcagcgcgcTGCGTTGGGTGACCGTCTCTTCCTCAAGGTGTACGAGATCGCGCCAGAGCTGGCGCCGAAGATTACGGGTATGTTCCTCGAGATGAAACCaaaggaggcgtacgagtTGCTCAACGATCAGAAGAGACTCGAGGACCGTGTGACGGAGGCGCTATGCGTGCTCAAGGCGCATCAGACGACGTAA